One Brassica napus cultivar Da-Ae chromosome C2, Da-Ae, whole genome shotgun sequence DNA window includes the following coding sequences:
- the LOC106354936 gene encoding zinc finger MYM-type protein 1-like — MAGSMLKYVKKSKPSPPDESVEEENNKSSKEATGFDHDQAENSGEHSNEHEFDENENEEDKEFGVKEYQIDGDINDPGSWEKVDKRMRDFLVEKGPMARPSIDYHFPRDHLGRQDKLTNLLATTGSDDWRNVSKLLKEHEKGHKHITCMIQWLELEERLQKNQTIDKHIQEELNKEKKHWRDVLLRIIALVKGLAKQNVAFRGSSDKIYVDGNGNFLGMVEVFADFDPVMKEHVRRIEKHETHYHYLSHRIQNELIDMLGNEIKQMILKKIWYAKYFSVILDTTPDISHREQMSMVIRCVDISETSPKIEEFFLTFLEVKDKTGEGLFDALQDALHSLGLSIDDIRGQGYDNGSNMKGKVKGVQNRLLEINPRAAYTPCGCHSLNLVLSDIASSSSIAISFFGIIQRIYCLFASSTNNCDVFREIVNGVTAPQIREALIYLAENSANPGTKSEAESLAMSETYGIGSFEFLIGMIIWYELLFVVNKVSKILQSKDMDIDIAIAQVKGLISFFKDYRETGFQAAKVEAEKIAIAMEIDHVFSVKVKRFIKKKQYHDEEPRKDDEDVIFTAEENSRINYFIKIVDQSLVSFEKRFDQLQSYEKTFGFLFDLKKLQLTNDDELMVSCVNLEVFLKHGDRSDIDGNELFMELKLLRGSLPTNIQNAAEILDFLKKVDTCYPNTWTAYRIMMTIPVSVASAERSFSKLKLIKSYLRSCMSQERLNGLAIISIERKMAKKLDYTSLMNEFANKTARRIIFEE; from the exons ATGGCTGGTTCCATGCTAAAGTATGTTAAAAAATCTAAACCTTCTCCACCTGATGAATCGGTAGAGGAAGAGAATAATAAAAGTAGCAAAGAAGCTACTGGGTTTGATCATGATCAAGCTGAAAACAGTGGTGAACATAGCAACGAACATGAGTTTgatgagaatgagaatgaaGAGGATAAAGAGTTTGGTGTTAAGGAGTATCAGATAGATGGAGATATAAATGATCCTGGAAGTTGGGAAAAAGTTGATaaaagaatgagagattttCTGGTTGAAAAAGGTCCAATGGCAAGACCTTCAATTGATTATCACTTTCCAAGAGATCATCTAGGCAG GCAAGACAAACTTACGAATTTGTTGGCAACTACTGGGTCTGATGATTGGAGAAATGTCTCGAAACTGCTTAAGGAACATGAAAAAGGTCATAAGCATATCACATGCATGATTCAATGGTTGGAGTTGGAAGAGAGATTACAGAAGAATCAGACAATTGATAAGCATATTCAAGAAGAGCTCAACAAAGAGAAAAAACACTGGAGAGATGTGTTGCTGAGGATAATTGCATTGGTAAAAGGTCTTGCTAAACAAAATGTTGCATTTCGTGGAAGTAGTGATAAGATCTATGTAGATGGTAATGGGAATTTCTTGGGCATGGTTGAAGTATTTGCAGATTTTGATCCAGTGATGAAAGAGCATGTTAGAAGGATCGAGAAGCATGAAACTCATTATCATTATCTCAGTCATAGGATTCAGAATGAGTTGATTGATATGCTTGGGAATGAGATCAAACAAATGATCTTAAAGAAGATTTGGTATGCGAAGTATTTTTCAGTTATTCTTGACACCACTCCTGATATCAGTCATCGGGAACAAATGTCCATGGTTATTCGATGTGTGGATATTTCTGAGACTTCTCCAAAgattgaagaattttttttaacatttttggaagTGAAAGACAAAACAGGAGAAGGGCTTTTTGACGCCCTTCAAGATGCGTTGCATAGTCTTGGGCTCAGCATAGATGACATTAGAGGACAAGGTTATGATAATGGATCAAACATGAAAGGGAAAGTTAAAGGAGTACAAAACAGGTTGCTTGAAATTAATCCCAGGGCTGCCTACACACCATGTGGTTGTCATAGTCTGAATCTTGTACTTTCTGATATCGCTTCCTCCTCATCGATAGCAATATCATTTTTTGGAATTATTCAGCGCATCTATTGTTTGTTTGCTTCTTCTACAAACAATTGTGACGTTTTCAGAGAGATTGTGAATGGTGTTACG GCTCCACAAATACGAGAGGCTTTGATTTACTTGGCTGAAAACAGTGCAAATCCAGGAACAAAAAGTGAAGCCGAGTCTCTTGCAATGAGTGAAACTTATGGGATTGGAAGCTTTGAGTTTTTGATTGGAATGATTATTTGGTATGAGCTTTTGTTTGTTGTTAACAAAGTAAGCAAGATCCTACAGTCAAAAGATATGGATATTGATATTGCTATTGCTCAAGTGAAAGGtctgatttctttttttaaagacTATAGAGAAACAGGTTTCCAAGCAGCAAAAGTAGAAGCTGAAAAGATTGCTATTGCTATGGAAATTGATCATGTGTTCTCTGTGAAAGTAAAGCGGTTCATTAAAAAGAAGCAATATCATGATGAAGAGCCTAGaaaagatgatgaagatgtgaTATTTACAGCGGAAGAAAACTCCAGGATCAATTACTTCATCAAAATTGTGGATCAGAGTTTGGTTTCTTTCGAAAAAAGGTTTGATCAGCTCCAAAGTTATGAAAAAacttttggatttttgtttgATCTGAAGAAGCTGCAGTTGACAAATGATGATGAACTGATGGTTTCTTGTGTCAACCTTGAAGTTTTTCTCAAGCATGGTGATCGTTCTGATATTGATGGTAATGAATTATTTATGGAGTTGAAGCTCTTAAGAGGGAGTTTACCAACAAATATTCAGAATGCAGCTGAGATATTAGATTTTCTTAAGAAGGTGGATACTTGTTATCCAAACACATGGACTGCATATCGTATAATGATGACAATTCCTGTGTCAGTTGCATCGGCAGAAAGAAGTTTTTCGAAGTTAAAACTCATAAAATCCTATCTACGATCATGTATGTCACAAGAGAGATTAAATGGTTTGGCGATCATATCGATTGAAAGGAAGATGGCTAAAAAATTGGACTACACAAGTTTGATGAATGAGTTCGCTAATAAGACTGCAAGAAGAATTATTTTTGAAGAATAA